A window of Corallococcus macrosporus DSM 14697 contains these coding sequences:
- a CDS encoding FecR family protein, translating into MLLALALSALPAGCTADERLSAPDAATPPPVATHRAHLRAMKGGVQIKRATADEWSPALEGQPLFENDKVRTEAGAVTDIVFAANGSTVHLGGDSLISIAETRTRPGQQRTDLTVLRGRIDAEVEKPATQSLSVTTPSATIHAGREIVFQ; encoded by the coding sequence ATGCTGCTCGCGCTCGCGCTTTCAGCCCTCCCCGCCGGCTGCACCGCCGATGAGCGCCTGTCCGCGCCCGACGCGGCCACGCCTCCACCGGTGGCCACGCACCGCGCGCACCTGCGCGCCATGAAGGGCGGCGTTCAAATCAAGCGCGCCACGGCCGACGAGTGGAGCCCCGCCCTCGAGGGCCAGCCGCTCTTCGAGAACGACAAGGTCCGCACCGAGGCGGGCGCCGTCACCGACATCGTCTTCGCCGCCAACGGCAGCACGGTGCACCTGGGCGGGGATTCCCTCATCAGCATCGCGGAGACGCGCACCCGCCCCGGCCAGCAGCGCACGGACCTCACCGTGCTGCGAGGCCGCATCGACGCGGAGGTGGAGAAGCCCGCCACCCAGTCGCTGTCCGTCACCACGCCGTCGGCCACCATCCACGCCGGAAGGGAGATTGTCTTTCAATGA